Proteins encoded together in one Acholeplasma hippikon window:
- a CDS encoding EAL domain-containing protein: protein MINIQTLLQYTASDEAVVEIENFINYKTLTVFEFHTVFSHLIKLKFELGRYEDVVRQGVTYYERLNKEVIKDKLDLINFIIDAALILRKFDVAYQFIQIYKEELPVLENYKAQLKLIEFKKLTNQDYVHELEALKEDFIPEEIKLKILKELLEIYLNTGKEHKIIDLIDELKRVDLKQTYIPDYFETLYKLNQIDDLKKLAESYKGHQLYAMDAYLALLRIYIIERDFHRATILDADYEVMLENAPVNYKLKIYPLLITLYTELKNKYNIDLFTKKLKQITKEEKKEKKTKSVDGKEIVLETKQEESFTPLKIKPKSNTLQNFNHLVDLIGYSHQISETKNLRDTLRSFFMKLEEYLVVKDLIVFKADTETLFNYKKERLYDKTLLKSSYADTVIYEIIKDGEERFGTIETLKYDKNILTLNKYTDDIKYLFAFPIYDQGVFLVHFDIDVIDPGEYYDLLRGISSILYTMLVDEEKRQRLRDDLQFLKKIFDSNLTPYRIMCEAHTSYNIPAQKLLNADSHMPYEIFLRNLGVHEVKSYEILIERLFSKPNLSDAVTYLYQGKQIRERLISIQDKNEIKIISTYEDLTNYYEERSKLVMEATVDFETSLPNMNALNENLVELIKDKGSFILLSFNESILPIYGYDVAIQFFKEFGQVTKKFFTDGEVYRFSTYQLFLYIPYNDIRSVTKMVKDYLRFVENYESQVINYEKFQPKLSIIRYPVVTEEKNPAKLFRYLELSLDYLKRLGTDEHFIYFEHKIYEDEVFEQQVINYLNEAMNKSQLSLSFNQIIDVDRNVVWQYESELVLPNMDIDSKYLLAIAKKRNRLFDLEKYHIKMVCEFLNTLEKETQKLVKITIPIAKETFTDLNFNPYVFGLFQKYEIPFEFIRFKIKGDNLKSREHITLIDELAKVGIGMDTTSVEVALNYPFNAVHLDYKKNDSKWNDYIKLLNLMLQNHQMALVIRDVKTKEQKEQLQELQIKYIEGPIYKRITADQLFYKIAGN, encoded by the coding sequence ATGATAAATATTCAAACTTTACTTCAATATACTGCAAGTGATGAAGCAGTTGTTGAAATAGAAAATTTTATCAATTATAAAACCTTAACAGTATTTGAATTTCATACTGTTTTTTCCCATTTAATTAAACTAAAATTTGAATTAGGTCGTTATGAAGATGTTGTTCGTCAAGGTGTAACTTATTATGAAAGATTGAATAAAGAAGTAATCAAAGATAAACTCGATTTAATTAACTTTATTATTGATGCTGCACTTATTTTAAGAAAGTTTGATGTAGCATACCAATTTATTCAAATTTATAAAGAAGAGTTACCAGTTTTAGAAAATTATAAAGCGCAATTAAAATTAATCGAATTTAAGAAATTAACCAATCAAGATTATGTTCATGAACTAGAAGCATTAAAAGAAGATTTTATTCCTGAAGAAATTAAATTAAAAATTTTAAAAGAACTATTAGAAATATATTTAAATACAGGAAAAGAACATAAGATTATTGATTTAATTGATGAATTGAAACGCGTTGATTTAAAACAAACTTATATACCAGATTATTTTGAAACCTTATATAAACTTAATCAAATAGATGATTTAAAGAAATTAGCTGAAAGTTATAAAGGACATCAGCTTTACGCAATGGATGCGTATTTAGCATTACTTAGAATTTATATTATAGAACGTGATTTTCACCGTGCAACGATTTTAGATGCAGATTATGAAGTGATGTTAGAAAATGCTCCAGTAAATTATAAATTAAAGATTTATCCGTTATTAATTACTTTATACACAGAATTAAAGAATAAATATAACATTGATTTATTTACAAAAAAACTAAAACAAATCACTAAAGAAGAGAAAAAAGAAAAGAAAACAAAATCAGTTGATGGGAAAGAAATTGTTTTAGAAACCAAACAAGAAGAATCATTTACCCCATTAAAGATTAAACCAAAGTCAAATACACTTCAAAACTTTAATCATTTAGTGGATTTAATTGGTTATTCGCATCAAATATCAGAGACAAAAAACTTAAGAGATACCTTAAGAAGTTTTTTCATGAAATTAGAGGAGTATTTAGTTGTAAAAGATTTAATTGTCTTTAAAGCAGATACAGAGACACTATTTAATTATAAAAAAGAGCGTTTATATGATAAAACACTTTTAAAATCAAGTTATGCTGATACGGTTATTTATGAAATCATTAAAGATGGTGAAGAACGTTTTGGTACCATTGAAACGCTGAAATATGATAAAAATATTTTAACGTTAAATAAATATACAGACGATATTAAATATTTATTTGCCTTCCCAATTTATGATCAAGGGGTATTTTTGGTACACTTTGACATAGATGTTATTGATCCTGGTGAATACTATGATTTATTAAGAGGTATTTCTTCAATTTTATATACAATGCTTGTGGATGAAGAAAAACGTCAACGTTTACGTGATGATTTACAGTTTTTAAAGAAAATATTTGATAGTAACTTAACACCTTATCGTATAATGTGTGAGGCACATACAAGTTATAATATTCCAGCACAAAAACTGCTTAATGCAGACAGTCACATGCCTTATGAAATATTCTTAAGAAATTTAGGAGTGCATGAAGTTAAGAGTTACGAAATCTTAATTGAACGCCTATTTAGTAAACCTAATTTATCAGATGCGGTTACTTATTTATATCAAGGAAAACAAATTAGAGAGCGTTTAATTTCAATTCAAGATAAAAATGAAATTAAGATTATCTCAACCTATGAAGATTTAACAAATTATTATGAAGAAAGAAGCAAATTAGTTATGGAAGCAACAGTAGATTTTGAAACCTCATTACCAAATATGAATGCCTTAAATGAAAACTTGGTGGAACTTATTAAAGATAAAGGCTCGTTTATTCTCTTATCATTTAATGAATCCATCTTACCGATTTATGGCTATGATGTTGCTATACAATTCTTTAAAGAATTTGGTCAGGTAACCAAGAAGTTCTTTACCGATGGAGAAGTCTATCGTTTCTCAACATACCAATTATTTTTATATATTCCTTATAACGATATTCGTAGTGTAACGAAAATGGTTAAGGATTACTTACGTTTTGTTGAAAACTACGAATCACAAGTAATTAATTATGAGAAGTTTCAACCGAAACTATCAATTATTCGATATCCAGTGGTAACAGAAGAAAAGAATCCAGCTAAGTTATTTAGATATTTAGAATTGTCATTAGACTATTTAAAACGTTTAGGAACAGATGAACACTTTATTTATTTTGAACATAAGATTTATGAAGATGAAGTTTTTGAACAACAAGTGATTAACTATTTAAATGAAGCGATGAATAAAAGTCAGTTATCACTGTCATTTAATCAAATCATTGATGTTGATAGAAATGTCGTATGGCAATATGAAAGTGAATTAGTCTTACCAAATATGGATATTGATTCAAAGTATTTACTTGCCATTGCTAAAAAACGTAATCGCTTATTTGACCTAGAAAAATATCACATTAAGATGGTTTGTGAGTTTTTAAACACATTAGAAAAAGAAACTCAAAAATTAGTTAAAATTACGATTCCAATTGCAAAAGAAACATTTACTGACTTGAACTTTAACCCATACGTATTTGGGTTATTCCAAAAATATGAAATTCCATTTGAGTTTATACGATTTAAGATTAAAGGAGATAACTTAAAGAGTAGAGAACATATTACTTTAATTGATGAACTTGCAAAGGTTGGTATCGGTATGGATACAACGAGTGTTGAAGTTGCGTTAAACTATCCATTCAATGCAGTTCATCTTGATTACAAGAAAAATGATAGTAAATGGAATGATTATATTAAACTATTAAATCTGATGTTACAAAATCATCAAATGGCATTAGTCATTCGTGATGTTAAGACAAAAGAACAAAAAGAACAACTTCAAGAATTGCAAATTAAGTATATTGAAGGGCCAATCTACAAGAGAATTACAGCAGATCAACTATTCTACAAGATTGCAGGTAATTAA
- a CDS encoding phosphotransferase, whose product MLIEEQVLKNASDFFKVSSENIKVDHRLKGGMSNYTYLVYVLNEPYVIRIIGEKGEVLVNPKKEKDHLALVKDLGITSETLFLDVDTGAKISRYIDGEVLSGDITITDYMNVATTLKKLHQSKISGHDYELKDRLRSYEKLLTNRVSQKYYLLKLKWLKMYDEMYEKNEKVFCHGDAQRSNLIRTKEGIQLLDFEFSGMNDPYYDIASFGNISFEDSVRLLGYYLDKEPTFLELNKLKFYRMYQVLQWHIVATYKDEVGLSEKLHLDFKMIAEKYLNMAEQFYFEIME is encoded by the coding sequence ATGCTGATTGAAGAACAAGTGTTAAAAAATGCTTCAGACTTTTTTAAAGTTAGTAGTGAAAATATAAAAGTTGATCATCGTTTAAAAGGTGGAATGAGTAACTATACATATTTAGTTTATGTTCTAAATGAACCATATGTTATTCGTATCATCGGCGAAAAAGGTGAAGTCTTAGTTAATCCTAAAAAAGAAAAAGATCATTTAGCTTTAGTAAAAGATTTAGGTATCACTTCTGAGACATTATTTTTAGATGTAGATACAGGTGCGAAAATTTCAAGATATATTGATGGTGAAGTCTTATCAGGAGATATTACGATTACTGATTATATGAATGTTGCAACTACACTTAAAAAGTTGCATCAATCAAAAATTAGTGGACATGATTATGAATTAAAAGATCGTTTAAGAAGTTATGAAAAACTCTTAACCAATCGTGTAAGTCAAAAGTATTACCTACTTAAACTAAAATGGTTGAAAATGTATGATGAAATGTATGAAAAAAATGAAAAAGTATTTTGTCATGGAGATGCACAACGTTCTAACCTAATTAGAACAAAAGAGGGCATTCAACTATTAGATTTCGAGTTTTCAGGTATGAATGATCCATACTATGATATTGCATCATTTGGTAATATTAGTTTTGAAGATTCAGTTAGACTGCTTGGTTACTATCTAGATAAAGAACCAACATTTTTAGAATTAAATAAATTAAAATTCTATCGTATGTACCAAGTTTTACAATGGCATATTGTAGCAACTTATAAAGATGAAGTTGGTTTAAGTGAAAAACTTCATTTAGACTTTAAGATGATTGCTGAAAAGTATTTAAATATGGCTGAACAATTTTATTTTGAAATAATGGAGTAA
- a CDS encoding metallophosphoesterase family protein, translated as MKLLITGDIHGRSDILKKILQKETDFDLHLNTGDLGLDMVTIEQSKMIAVKGNNDYFLDLPLSRIIDFDGKKILLVHGHMEDVKYGLGKLQVEAFKNKVDICIFGHTHEAFYKNIEGVEFINPGALSGLKDKSYAVYESGRVSFINAD; from the coding sequence ATGAAATTATTAATTACTGGAGACATACATGGCAGAAGTGATATTTTAAAGAAAATATTACAAAAAGAAACTGATTTTGACTTGCATCTAAACACGGGGGACTTAGGTTTAGATATGGTAACAATTGAACAATCAAAAATGATTGCGGTCAAAGGTAATAATGACTACTTTTTAGATTTACCCTTATCAAGAATCATTGATTTTGATGGTAAAAAAATATTACTTGTCCATGGACATATGGAAGATGTTAAATATGGATTAGGTAAATTACAAGTAGAAGCATTTAAAAATAAAGTAGATATTTGCATCTTTGGACATACACACGAAGCGTTTTACAAAAATATTGAGGGTGTAGAATTTATTAATCCTGGTGCATTAAGTGGACTAAAAGATAAATCATATGCAGTATATGAATCAGGAAGGGTGAGCTTTATCAATGCTGATTGA
- the rdgB gene encoding RdgB/HAM1 family non-canonical purine NTP pyrophosphatase codes for MIITLASGNKKKLKELDEILKHTELSCEPITSNEEIDVIEDSLTFIGNATKKAISYAKHLNKVVVADDSGLCVDVLNGMPGIYSKRYAGLSDYENNVKLLDVLKNKENRKAYFICAIALAFPDGKVFTYEAKWHGTIANEMKGHNGFGYDPVFIPDGMKDVVASLDENYKMTHSHRYQALKKFVEDKDEIINYWRHTWQK; via the coding sequence ATGATTATTACTTTAGCATCAGGAAACAAGAAGAAATTAAAAGAATTAGATGAAATTTTAAAACATACAGAACTTTCTTGTGAACCAATTACAAGCAATGAGGAAATTGATGTTATTGAAGATAGTCTAACATTTATTGGTAATGCAACAAAGAAGGCTATAAGTTATGCAAAACATTTAAATAAGGTTGTTGTTGCAGATGACTCTGGACTATGTGTAGATGTATTAAATGGTATGCCAGGAATTTATTCAAAGCGTTATGCAGGGCTAAGTGACTATGAAAATAACGTTAAGTTATTAGATGTATTAAAAAATAAAGAAAATAGAAAAGCATATTTTATTTGTGCAATTGCCCTGGCATTTCCAGATGGAAAAGTATTTACATATGAAGCTAAATGGCATGGAACAATTGCAAATGAAATGAAGGGACATAATGGATTTGGATATGATCCTGTCTTTATCCCAGATGGTATGAAAGATGTAGTTGCGAGTCTAGATGAAAACTATAAGATGACGCATTCACATCGATATCAAGCATTAAAAAAATTTGTGGAGGATAAGGATGAAATTATTAATTACTGGAGACATACATGGCAGAAGTGA
- a CDS encoding CPBP family intramembrane glutamic endopeptidase, with amino-acid sequence MQEHMDEIEAEFSSLHNQDNRDELEGKNKSRHIISIFLYLCFMIVPALIFTAIAPLLKNSDFVFKDYSASQIGAELAATEIDSLYFVNENYYQTFKKEYESFLVKVYQDGDYAIYTNSYASIYTVEDFSYENNKLIGIKQETLDAILSGERTKWGNNKDILIVVPKDDAAPIYTNSAIFNPLTLIDGQRMATSDFSNLFSFVLYIGFTLIMYFVMKPSLKLDLPGFKSEKPIIANRILSGIVTIFAINIVTNIITTIISTIAAVPNDISQNQLSINRSLNSPWMILMVLTAVCLAPIIEELVFRKAFFGLIKNPKIALVVSSIVFGLIHMTTEIGEGNFLVVFITGLGYIAGGISLGLVYMSNKKNIYYPIVVHAAYNLIGMLLQIFMR; translated from the coding sequence ATGCAAGAACATATGGACGAAATTGAGGCTGAGTTCTCATCACTTCACAACCAGGACAATCGCGATGAATTAGAAGGTAAAAATAAATCAAGACATATCATTTCTATTTTTTTATATCTATGTTTTATGATTGTTCCTGCGCTAATCTTCACCGCAATTGCACCATTATTAAAAAACAGTGATTTTGTATTTAAAGATTATTCTGCTTCTCAAATCGGTGCAGAACTTGCAGCAACCGAAATTGATTCATTATATTTTGTAAATGAAAACTATTATCAAACATTCAAGAAAGAATACGAATCATTCTTAGTGAAGGTTTATCAAGATGGGGATTATGCAATTTATACAAATAGTTACGCAAGTATTTACACTGTAGAGGATTTCAGTTATGAGAATAATAAACTTATAGGTATTAAACAAGAAACCCTTGATGCCATTTTAAGTGGGGAACGTACAAAGTGGGGTAACAATAAAGATATTTTAATCGTTGTTCCTAAAGATGATGCAGCTCCAATTTATACAAATAGTGCAATATTTAATCCACTAACACTGATAGATGGTCAACGTATGGCAACAAGTGACTTCTCTAATTTATTTAGTTTTGTTTTATATATCGGATTTACACTTATTATGTACTTCGTAATGAAACCTTCATTAAAACTAGATTTACCTGGTTTCAAGAGTGAAAAACCAATTATCGCAAATCGTATTTTATCTGGTATTGTAACGATTTTTGCAATCAATATTGTAACAAATATCATTACAACCATCATTTCAACTATTGCAGCTGTTCCAAATGATATCTCTCAAAACCAATTATCAATTAATCGATCACTAAATAGTCCTTGGATGATTTTAATGGTCTTAACTGCAGTATGTCTAGCACCAATCATTGAAGAACTAGTTTTCAGAAAAGCATTCTTTGGATTAATTAAGAATCCTAAAATAGCTTTAGTTGTATCTTCTATTGTTTTTGGATTAATTCATATGACAACAGAAATTGGTGAAGGAAACTTCTTAGTTGTCTTCATTACAGGTTTAGGTTATATTGCTGGTGGCATTTCATTAGGTTTAGTTTACATGAGCAATAAAAAGAATATTTATTACCCTATTGTTGTACATGCTGCTTATAACTTAATTGGCATGTTACTCCAAATCTTTATGAGATAA
- a CDS encoding ankyrin repeat domain-containing protein, translated as MDLFKLALDNDLSGLQQHIESTHIKDARGKTLLHYAVLGSAHDVVDYLLVQDINVNIEDESGETPLFDCARKGKLVLAKKLLARYAKVDHKNRKGETVLHLACHKGDLEMVKLFVEKNANLKALTNEQKLPIHYAILAGHIHLIDYLMEQSDMSYYELDDAKNSFLHYACKTTNLKLVEKFLEQNLDPNQLNDSFETPLFYAVRYGTRETVMTLLNHEAYLDVKNRRFETPRMIAQLNHDHQMVSLLESYYISPDYQNLKERQALTIAVLNRDHNLLKQLIDRNYKLKKDRLKQTALDYANKYKLTVCINLLRPLA; from the coding sequence ATGGATTTATTTAAACTTGCTTTAGATAATGATTTATCTGGATTGCAACAACATATTGAATCGACACACATCAAAGATGCTAGAGGAAAAACACTCCTTCATTATGCTGTTTTAGGCAGTGCACACGATGTGGTAGATTATTTATTGGTTCAAGATATTAACGTCAATATCGAAGATGAATCTGGAGAAACTCCACTTTTTGATTGTGCAAGAAAAGGGAAACTTGTATTAGCTAAAAAATTACTAGCTCGTTACGCGAAAGTTGATCATAAGAATCGTAAAGGTGAAACTGTCTTACACCTTGCTTGTCATAAAGGTGATTTAGAAATGGTTAAATTATTCGTAGAAAAGAATGCTAACTTAAAAGCATTAACTAACGAACAAAAACTGCCTATTCATTATGCGATTTTAGCAGGTCACATCCATTTAATTGACTATCTCATGGAACAAAGCGATATGAGTTATTATGAATTAGACGATGCTAAAAATAGTTTCTTGCATTATGCATGCAAAACAACAAATTTAAAATTAGTTGAAAAATTTTTAGAACAAAATTTAGATCCTAATCAATTAAATGATTCATTTGAAACACCACTATTTTATGCAGTAAGATATGGAACAAGAGAAACGGTGATGACATTACTCAATCATGAGGCATATTTGGATGTTAAGAATCGCCGATTTGAAACTCCGCGTATGATTGCACAACTCAATCACGACCACCAAATGGTAAGCCTATTAGAAAGTTATTATATATCACCTGATTATCAAAATTTAAAAGAACGACAAGCATTAACAATTGCAGTTTTAAATAGAGATCATAATTTATTAAAACAATTAATTGATAGAAATTACAAATTAAAAAAAGACCGTTTAAAACAAACGGCCTTAGACTATGCAAATAAATATAAATTAACAGTATGTATTAATTTATTAAGACCTTTAGCTTAA
- a CDS encoding HU family DNA-binding protein: MNKTELIALVADKAGSTQVQAEAIINAFAEVVTETLAERKEKVVVTGFGTFEVRNRVARKGKNPRTGEEIVVPAQKTPAFKAGKLLKDAVK, from the coding sequence ATGAACAAGACAGAATTAATTGCTCTAGTAGCTGACAAAGCTGGTTCAACACAAGTTCAAGCTGAAGCGATTATTAACGCATTTGCAGAAGTTGTAACTGAAACGCTTGCTGAGAGAAAAGAAAAAGTAGTTGTAACAGGATTTGGTACATTTGAAGTTCGTAATCGTGTCGCTCGTAAGGGGAAAAATCCTCGTACAGGAGAAGAAATCGTAGTTCCTGCACAAAAAACACCTGCTTTCAAAGCTGGTAAGTTATTAAAAGACGCAGTTAAATAA
- a CDS encoding NAD(P)H-dependent glycerol-3-phosphate dehydrogenase has translation MKISIIGGGSWGATLAQVLNDNGHETLVYDINEKTVESLNNGRHPLLEVDIPGLRATTNLDETLQFSDRLVLAVPTKFIRESLKTINQHAFRKMYFINVSKGIEPDTLKRVSEIVNDEISEAFFGAYAALTGPSHAEEVVLRKLTVLTAASQNEAFAKEVQVLFSNQNYLRVYSSNDLIGCEVGGAIKNAIAIVSGIMTGYGLGENARAALITRGILEITRVVVAMGGNKETAFGLTGIGDLIVTASSHNSRNFNAGLRIGQGIPVEQVLNESKMVVEGVRAIQAAKDLTIKTGIELPIIEIAYDVIFNNLSVSDAISGLLTRELKPEMIG, from the coding sequence ATGAAGATTAGTATTATTGGTGGAGGCTCATGGGGAGCTACACTTGCACAAGTATTAAATGATAATGGTCATGAAACATTAGTTTATGACATTAACGAGAAAACTGTTGAATCATTAAATAATGGAAGACATCCACTTTTAGAAGTTGATATTCCTGGATTGCGTGCAACAACAAACTTAGATGAAACATTGCAATTCTCTGATCGCTTAGTATTAGCTGTTCCTACAAAGTTTATCAGAGAATCATTAAAAACAATTAACCAACATGCATTTAGAAAAATGTACTTTATCAACGTTTCTAAGGGTATTGAACCTGATACATTAAAACGTGTGTCTGAAATTGTTAATGATGAAATTTCAGAAGCATTTTTTGGTGCATATGCTGCTTTAACTGGCCCTTCCCATGCTGAAGAAGTTGTGTTAAGAAAATTAACAGTCTTAACTGCAGCTAGTCAAAATGAAGCATTTGCCAAAGAAGTTCAAGTACTATTCTCTAATCAAAATTACTTACGTGTCTATTCTTCAAACGACTTAATTGGTTGTGAAGTTGGTGGTGCAATTAAAAATGCGATTGCCATTGTATCTGGTATTATGACTGGATATGGATTAGGCGAAAACGCACGCGCCGCTTTAATTACTCGCGGTATTTTAGAAATTACAAGAGTAGTGGTTGCGATGGGTGGAAACAAAGAAACTGCCTTCGGTTTAACTGGTATTGGAGATTTAATTGTTACGGCTTCTAGTCATAATTCTAGAAACTTCAATGCAGGGTTAAGAATTGGCCAAGGAATTCCAGTTGAACAAGTTTTAAATGAATCAAAAATGGTTGTTGAAGGTGTTAGAGCCATTCAAGCAGCTAAAGATTTAACAATTAAGACAGGAATTGAACTTCCAATCATTGAAATTGCTTATGATGTAATCTTTAATAATTTGAGCGTTAGTGATGCAATTTCAGGGCTTTTAACAAGAGAATTAAAACCAGAAATGATTGGATAA
- the der gene encoding ribosome biogenesis GTPase Der, which yields MPFTVAIVGRPNVGKSSLFNRILGERFSITDDVAGVTRDRIYAQAEWLTKKFSLIDTGGIEIGDAPFLTQIKEQAEIAMDEADVIVFVVDGLVGLTDSDYYIAKQLYRTNKPVVVAVNKIDDLVHLNNAYEFYALGFEDPIPVSTHHGIGMGDLLDKVLSYMKEEDKEKEKGTISFAVIGRPNVGKSSLVNAILGEDRVIVSPISGTTTDAIDTTFTKDKQKYTVIDTAGIKKRGKVYENLDKYSVLRALTALERADVALLVLDGSEGITEQDGHVAGYLLEYNRAAIIVVNKWDAVTKDSKTMKAFEEKIRDEFKFLTYAPIVFLSAKENQRVHTLFPAIQLAYANYTKELPTRLINDVLTDAVAMNPPAVFNQGKAKFSYATQSGIKPPTLTVFVNDPHYIHFSYERYLQNQFRTSFDLTGTPLKFQFRKKESNED from the coding sequence ATGCCATTTACAGTTGCGATAGTAGGTCGTCCAAACGTAGGAAAATCATCGTTATTCAACAGAATATTAGGTGAAAGATTCTCCATTACGGATGACGTAGCAGGAGTTACAAGGGACCGTATTTACGCCCAAGCCGAGTGGTTAACTAAAAAATTTAGTCTAATTGACACAGGGGGCATTGAAATAGGCGATGCTCCTTTTTTAACTCAAATTAAAGAACAAGCAGAAATTGCCATGGACGAAGCAGATGTTATTGTCTTTGTCGTTGATGGTTTAGTTGGGTTAACAGACAGTGACTACTATATTGCTAAACAATTATATAGAACAAACAAACCAGTAGTTGTTGCTGTCAATAAGATTGATGATTTAGTTCACTTAAACAATGCATATGAGTTTTACGCTTTAGGATTTGAAGATCCAATTCCAGTATCAACTCATCATGGTATTGGTATGGGAGATTTACTTGATAAAGTATTATCATACATGAAGGAAGAAGATAAAGAAAAAGAAAAAGGAACTATTTCTTTTGCAGTTATCGGAAGACCAAATGTTGGTAAATCATCATTAGTAAATGCGATTTTAGGGGAAGATCGTGTTATCGTTTCACCAATTAGTGGAACAACAACCGATGCGATTGATACCACATTTACAAAAGATAAACAAAAATATACAGTAATTGATACTGCGGGTATTAAAAAACGCGGTAAAGTTTACGAAAACTTAGATAAATATTCAGTTTTAAGAGCATTAACTGCTTTAGAAAGAGCAGATGTAGCCCTTTTAGTTTTAGATGGTTCTGAAGGAATCACTGAACAAGATGGTCACGTTGCAGGCTATTTACTAGAGTATAATAGAGCAGCAATTATTGTTGTTAATAAATGGGATGCTGTTACAAAAGATAGTAAAACAATGAAAGCATTTGAAGAAAAGATTCGTGATGAATTTAAATTCTTAACATATGCACCAATTGTATTCTTATCAGCAAAAGAAAACCAAAGAGTTCATACTTTGTTCCCAGCAATTCAATTAGCTTATGCTAACTATACAAAAGAATTACCAACAAGATTAATTAATGACGTCTTAACAGATGCTGTGGCAATGAATCCGCCAGCAGTATTTAATCAAGGTAAAGCTAAATTTAGTTATGCAACACAATCAGGCATTAAGCCACCAACATTAACAGTATTTGTTAATGATCCACACTATATCCATTTCTCATATGAAAGATATTTACAAAATCAATTTAGAACATCGTTTGATTTAACTGGTACGCCACTTAAATTCCAATTCAGAAAGAAGGAGTCTAATGAAGATTAG